One Ignavibacterium album JCM 16511 genomic region harbors:
- the mazG gene encoding nucleoside triphosphate pyrophosphohydrolase, translating into MTQNKFNELVQIVKRLRVECPWDREQTNDSIKSATIEEAYEVVEAIDKKDYDELKKELGDLLLHVVFHTVIAEGQNHFTIDDVIETIKEKLIRRHPHVFGETKVNGSEEVKRNWEKIKLEEGRESILDGVPPYLPALQRAHRLQEKAAKVGFDWADKADVWKKVIEEIQEMHDIEEKKKNSVSKEEADKLSKKLEEEVGDVFFALVNYARFLGVNPEEALRFTNNKFIKRFQFIESKLKEKGKSVTESNLQEMDKYWNESKNNKLT; encoded by the coding sequence ATGACGCAAAACAAATTTAATGAATTAGTTCAGATAGTTAAACGATTAAGAGTTGAATGTCCGTGGGACAGAGAACAAACAAATGATTCAATCAAATCAGCTACTATCGAAGAAGCTTACGAAGTTGTTGAAGCAATTGATAAAAAGGATTATGATGAGTTGAAAAAAGAATTAGGTGATCTTTTACTACATGTTGTATTTCATACAGTCATTGCAGAAGGACAAAATCATTTCACAATTGATGATGTAATTGAAACAATTAAAGAGAAACTTATCCGAAGACATCCACATGTTTTTGGCGAAACCAAAGTAAATGGTTCAGAGGAAGTAAAAAGAAATTGGGAAAAGATAAAACTTGAGGAAGGCAGAGAATCAATTCTTGATGGTGTTCCACCTTATTTACCAGCTTTGCAAAGAGCGCATCGCTTACAGGAAAAAGCCGCTAAGGTCGGATTTGATTGGGCTGATAAAGCTGATGTCTGGAAAAAAGTAATTGAAGAAATTCAGGAGATGCATGATATTGAAGAAAAAAAGAAGAATTCAGTTTCAAAAGAAGAAGCTGATAAACTTTCAAAAAAACTGGAAGAAGAAGTTGGTGATGTGTTTTTTGCATTGGTGAATTATGCAAGATTTCTGGGAGTAAATCCTGAGGAAGCTTTGAGATTCACAAATAATAAATTCATCAAAAGATTTCAATTCATTGAGAGCAAATTGAAAGAGAAAGGCAAATCAGTGACGGAATCAAATTTGCAGGAAATGGACAAATACTGGAACGAAAGTAAAAACAATAAACTTACTTAA
- a CDS encoding LysM peptidoglycan-binding domain-containing protein, which translates to MKKLNLIGILSLLFIFSAASFAQEMTEEQWEAEMSRLKAKKDALTQEINALRSDIDNLKAMNLQNFEDCIDELYQMVGANRNDVANFRQAVNELDGKIKRKEGPKADRQKDLDALKKNRISALPEFFNKVHVDMQRALDNWVEEPKEIMYTVVKGDHLWGIAKKKEHYGNGFAWPVIYKANRDKIKNPDLIYPKQVFKIPNLTEEEKAKYEKIRKNYKPAPVQ; encoded by the coding sequence ATGAAGAAATTAAATTTAATCGGCATTCTTTCCCTGTTGTTCATCTTCTCTGCAGCAAGTTTTGCTCAGGAGATGACTGAAGAACAGTGGGAAGCTGAAATGAGCAGACTTAAAGCTAAGAAGGATGCTCTTACTCAGGAAATTAATGCTTTAAGGTCAGACATCGATAACCTTAAAGCTATGAATCTTCAGAACTTTGAAGATTGTATTGATGAACTCTATCAGATGGTTGGCGCTAACAGAAATGATGTTGCTAATTTCAGACAAGCTGTTAATGAACTTGATGGAAAGATCAAGAGAAAAGAAGGTCCGAAAGCTGACAGACAAAAAGACCTTGATGCTTTAAAGAAAAACAGAATTAGTGCTTTACCAGAATTCTTCAATAAAGTTCATGTTGATATGCAGAGAGCATTAGACAACTGGGTTGAAGAACCAAAAGAAATTATGTACACCGTTGTTAAAGGTGATCACTTATGGGGAATTGCTAAAAAGAAAGAACATTATGGTAATGGTTTTGCCTGGCCTGTGATTTACAAAGCTAACAGAGATAAGATTAAGAATCCTGATTTAATTTATCCGAAACAGGTATTTAAGATTCCTAATCTTACTGAAGAAGAAAAAGCTAAATACGAAAAAATCAGAAAAAACTATAAACCAGCTCCGGTTCAATAG
- a CDS encoding RidA family protein: MIEEKIKQLGFELPKVVKPLAAYIPAKKVGNLVMTSGQVPIVKGEMKFVGKVGKDLSEEDGQKAAQVCALNCLAAIKSVIGSLDDIEEVVKLTVFVNSADGFTAQPKVANGASELIGKIFGDNGLHVRSAVGVNELPLNAAVEIEMIVRVK, from the coding sequence ATGATTGAAGAAAAAATTAAACAGCTTGGATTTGAATTACCTAAAGTTGTCAAACCGTTGGCAGCATATATTCCCGCAAAGAAAGTTGGAAATCTCGTAATGACTTCCGGACAAGTTCCAATCGTAAAAGGTGAAATGAAATTTGTTGGCAAAGTGGGGAAAGATTTATCGGAAGAAGATGGACAAAAAGCAGCGCAGGTTTGTGCATTAAACTGTCTTGCTGCCATCAAAAGTGTTATCGGTTCACTTGATGATATTGAAGAAGTAGTTAAACTTACAGTATTTGTGAACAGTGCCGATGGTTTTACAGCACAACCAAAAGTTGCTAATGGAGCATCGGAGCTTATTGGTAAAATTTTTGGCGATAATGGTTTGCATGTAAGAAGTGCAGTAGGAGTAAATGAACTTCCTTTGAATGCTGCTGTTGAGATTGAAATGATTGTGAGAGTAAAATAG
- a CDS encoding shikimate kinase: MKRDLIFLTGFMASGKSTIGPILANTIGWDFLDLDKVIEEKTNKKIVEIFKEYGEEYFRKLESETLKELTKLSKYVISLGGGTIENEDNLNQMKKSGILVYLETSPEGAYRRLRFKRDRPALLFDDNEPTKEEFLKRINTILNRRLKYYNQADLKINTDNKPVGITVDILVKILRKDFHIEEN, encoded by the coding sequence ATGAAAAGGGATTTGATATTTTTAACCGGATTTATGGCTTCAGGCAAAAGTACAATTGGACCAATATTAGCAAACACAATTGGTTGGGACTTTTTAGATCTTGATAAAGTAATCGAGGAAAAAACAAATAAAAAAATAGTTGAGATATTTAAGGAATATGGCGAGGAATATTTTCGGAAACTTGAATCAGAAACTTTGAAGGAACTAACAAAACTTTCCAAATATGTTATCTCTCTTGGAGGCGGAACAATAGAAAACGAAGATAACCTAAACCAGATGAAGAAAAGTGGAATTCTGGTCTATCTTGAAACTTCACCAGAGGGAGCTTATCGCAGATTAAGATTTAAGCGTGACAGACCAGCATTACTTTTTGACGATAATGAACCAACAAAAGAAGAATTTCTTAAACGTATTAATACAATTCTTAACCGAAGGTTGAAATATTACAATCAGGCAGATCTGAAAATAAATACTGATAACAAACCTGTGGGAATTACTGTTGACATACTTGTAAAAATTCTCAGAAAGGATTTTCACATTGAAGAAAATTGA
- a CDS encoding PhoH family protein — MTVVEKKITLSNVDLASLLGINDANLNLLEDRFNASITVRGDVVSIKGVLEEVESIEKILKEMIYVLNTSGKLNANDVETILNLTVEGKEVVSDNDFESIILYTKSDVVKAKTPGQKKYIQIAQKNDICFAIGPAGTGKTYLAVALAVSALKKGLVKKIILARPAVEAGESLGFLPGDFQEKIDPYLRPLYDALDEMLPTEKLRTYIEKGIVEIVPLAYMRGRTLNNAYVILDEAQNATALQMKMFLTRLGANSKAIITGDITQIDLPSKTKSGLIQAKEILQGISGVGFVYFDKEDVVRHKLVKDIINAYEKYSNGNGD; from the coding sequence ATGACTGTAGTAGAAAAGAAAATTACTTTATCAAATGTAGATTTAGCTTCATTGCTTGGAATTAATGATGCTAATCTGAACTTACTTGAAGATAGATTTAATGCTTCAATAACGGTTCGCGGTGATGTCGTAAGCATTAAAGGCGTTCTCGAAGAAGTTGAATCCATCGAAAAAATCTTAAAAGAAATGATTTATGTTTTGAATACAAGTGGTAAACTTAATGCTAATGATGTTGAAACCATTCTTAATCTAACAGTTGAAGGTAAAGAAGTAGTTTCAGATAATGACTTCGAATCAATTATTCTCTATACTAAAAGTGATGTTGTAAAAGCTAAAACACCAGGACAGAAAAAGTACATTCAGATTGCACAAAAAAATGATATCTGCTTTGCAATTGGTCCTGCAGGAACAGGAAAAACTTATCTGGCAGTTGCCTTGGCAGTTTCTGCACTTAAAAAAGGATTGGTGAAAAAAATAATTCTTGCTCGTCCGGCTGTTGAAGCTGGTGAAAGTCTTGGATTTTTACCTGGTGATTTTCAGGAAAAAATAGATCCTTATCTCCGTCCTTTGTATGATGCATTGGATGAGATGCTTCCAACAGAAAAACTTCGGACTTATATTGAAAAGGGAATTGTGGAAATTGTACCGCTTGCTTATATGAGAGGTCGCACATTAAATAATGCTTATGTAATTCTTGATGAAGCACAGAATGCTACAGCCCTGCAGATGAAAATGTTTTTAACACGACTTGGTGCAAATTCGAAAGCTATCATTACCGGAGACATCACACAGATTGATTTACCATCTAAAACTAAAAGTGGCTTAATTCAGGCAAAAGAAATTTTGCAGGGAATAAGCGGCGTTGGCTTTGTATATTTTGATAAAGAAGATGTTGTGAGACACAAGCTTGTTAAAGATATTATTAACGCTTATGAGAAATATTCTAATGGAAATGGTGATTAA
- the radC gene encoding RadC family protein produces MLRGPQSLSDAELIAILLRTGMKGKSVLAIAQEMINKEGNLAVLSSKSHAALIKTNGIGKDKAATLVAAFELAKRILHQQKWLFDKKITSPADVAEIYIPLLKNEVKEQFWVLCLNNSNKIIRQEAISIGNLNSSVVHQREVFKVAIDNNAASLILMHNHPSGNPEPSNEDIVITKKLVEAGKIMDIPIFDHIIIAGNNYTSFVERRLI; encoded by the coding sequence ATCTTAAGAGGACCACAAAGTCTTTCAGATGCGGAGCTGATTGCAATTTTGCTTCGTACCGGAATGAAAGGGAAATCCGTTTTAGCTATTGCTCAGGAAATGATAAATAAAGAAGGGAACCTTGCAGTATTGTCATCCAAATCACACGCTGCTTTAATTAAAACGAATGGAATCGGCAAAGACAAAGCAGCAACACTTGTAGCGGCATTTGAACTTGCCAAGAGAATTTTACATCAGCAAAAATGGTTGTTCGATAAAAAAATTACTTCACCGGCTGATGTTGCGGAAATCTACATCCCATTGCTAAAGAATGAAGTGAAGGAACAGTTTTGGGTCTTATGCCTGAATAATTCAAATAAGATAATCAGGCAGGAAGCTATTTCAATCGGAAATCTTAATTCAAGTGTAGTTCATCAAAGAGAAGTCTTTAAGGTTGCAATTGACAATAATGCAGCAAGTTTGATTTTGATGCACAATCATCCAAGTGGAAACCCGGAACCAAGTAACGAGGATATCGTCATAACCAAAAAATTGGTTGAAGCAGGCAAGATAATGGATATTCCCATTTTCGATCATATAATAATTGCAGGAAATAATTACACAAGTTTTGTCGAAAGAAGACTTATTTAA